One segment of Apus apus isolate bApuApu2 chromosome 1, bApuApu2.pri.cur, whole genome shotgun sequence DNA contains the following:
- the GSX1 gene encoding GS homeobox 1, with translation MPRSFLVDSLVLREAGEKKGEGSPPPPLFPYAVHPSHPLPGLPAGACHARKAGLLCVCPLCVTASQLHPPPPAIPLIKASFPPFGSQYCHSPLARQQHSVSAVSVGHAPALYQGAYPLPDPRQFHCISVDSTSSQLPSSKRMRTAFTSTQLLELEREFASNMYLSRLRRIEIATYLNLSEKQVKIWFQNRRVKHKKEGKSSSHRGGGAGHSCKCSSLSTNKCSEDDEDLRMSPSSSGKDDRGLAVSP, from the exons ATGCCGCGCTCCTTCCTGGTGGACTCGCTGGTGCTGCGGGAGGCGGGCGAGAAGAAGGGGGAGGGCAGCCCGCCTCCGCCGCTCTTCCCCTACGCCGTGCACCCCTCGCACCCGCTGCCCGGGCTGCCGGCCGGCGCCTGCCACGCTCGCAAGGCCGGGCTGCTCTGCGTCTGCCCGCTCTGTGTCACCGCCTCCCAGCTGCACCCTCCGCCGCCAGCCATCCCCCTCATCAAGGCCTCCTTCCCCCCCTTCGGCTCCCAGTACTGCCACTCGCCCCTGGCCCGCCAGCAACATTCCGTCTCCGCCGTCAGCGTGGGGCACGCACCGGCGCTCTACCAGGGCGCCTACCCGCTGCCAGACCCCCGGCAGTTCCACTGCATCTCCGTGG ACAGTACGTCCAgccagctgcccagcagcaagCGGATGCGCACCGCCTTCACCAGCAcgcagctcctggagctggagagggagtTCGCCTCCAACATGTACCTCTCCCGGCTGCGGCGAATCGAGATCGCCACCTACCTGAACCTCTCCGAGAAGCAGGTGAAGATCTGGTTTCAGAACCGACGGGTCAAGCAcaagaaagaaggcaaaagcaGCTCTCatcggggcgggggggctggcCACAGCTGCAAATGCTCGTCCCTTTCCACCAACAAGTGCTCGGAAGACGACGAGGACTTGCGCATGTCTCCGTCCTCCTCGGGGAAGGACGACAGAGGCCTCGCAGTCTCCCCGTAG